Below is a genomic region from Campylobacter geochelonis.
AATTTCTAAGTATTTCAAAAGTTATCAGCGTAAAGTTTAGAAATTTTATCAAACATATAAAAAATTAAATTTTAACTTTTGTTTATAGATAAACTCTCAAGTCTTGTTTTTGCATACTGCGTGATTTCTTCTTCAAATTTATAAAACCTAAATGTCAAACCATGCTGAATCGTCCCATCAAGCAAATCCCCAGCTTGGCGGTTTTTAAGATCGATTTGCGCTATTTTAAACCCATCTAATGTTTTGGCAAATTCTTTTAAACGCGGTGGTGGCTCTTTTAGTTTTGTAAATAGATAGCACCAGCCCTTGCCGCCATTTCGCCCGACTCTGCCACGAAGCTGATGAAGCGTAGCAAGCCCCAAACGCTCAGCCCCAACAATAACGATAATGCTAAGTCTAGGCAAAGAAATGCCGACTTCAACAACAGTTGTCGTTAGTAGTACATCGCCTTTTTCGCGAAACTCTTGTAAAATTTCCTCTTTATCCTTGTCTTTTCCGTGCGTTAGATAGACGTTTTTAAAATTTTTATACCAGTAACCACTTCCCTCATTTAAGCTTTGATAGTTGCTAACTTCGCTCTCTTCTACTAGCGGATAGACGATGATGGCTTGTTTGGCACGTGAAATTTCATCTTTTATGTGCGCTATTAAGGAGTTAAATTCCGTTGTTTTTAAGATAATTGTTTGGATATCTTTAGAAAATGGCATCTGTTTTAAAAAGCTAAAACTTACAAGCTCTGATTGTATCAAACTTAAAGTGCGAGGTATCGGAGTAGCGCTGAATTGGATATAGTGAGCAAAAAACTCTCCATCTTTTGTGAGCTGGTTTATCTTTTCTCGCTGGTTTGAGCCAAAACGGTGCTGCTCATCGACCATTATCAAATTTGCCTTTGGAAGCTCTTGATAGAGTAAAACATGCGTTCCTATGACTAAATTTACTCCACTAAAATCCACATCTTTATCACCGCTTTTTACAAGCAGTATCTTTATAAACTTTGGCATTAATCGCACAGCTTCAGCATAAATTTGCTCAGCCAAAATGCTAGTTGGCGCCATCAAAACCGCTACATTTGGATATATCATCAAACTAGCACCAAGCATAACAAGGGTTTTACCACTTCCTACATCACCCATAACAACGCGCCTCTTAGCCTGCGTGCCTAAAAAATCTCGTTTTATATCTTCAAGTGCGCTTATCTGGTCGTTTGTAGGAGTAAATGGCAAGTTTTCAATCCACTGTTTTATATCAAAAACGGCGATTTTTTTGGCTGGTAAAACCTGCTTTTTTTTGCTTAGTTTTTTCATATAGTTAAAAATTTCAACAAATTTTATAATATTTAAATTTGTTTCATTTTGCTCTAGCTCTTTTATCAAATTTAGACTATTTTTGCTATTTTTATGAATTTCAAGCAACAAATTTGCCTCATCGTTATTTAAACCTTCATCTAAGAGCGCTTTTAAATTTAGGTATTTTTTTATATATTTTTCTACCATTTGATCGCGAATGGCAAGTTTGTAGCGTGGGATTATCTCGCCAACTTTAGTTATGACTTTTGGGTTTGCAAACTGCCATGTCGAGTTATAAACCGAGCTTTTGCCATGTATAAACATCCGTTTTGCCACTTTAAAAGTGCTGTAGTGCCAAGGTTTTGGATTAAAAATGATGATTTTGATATCTTCTTGCCAAGTGTAACAATACGCCGTTACATTTAAAATCCGCCCTCTTAAAAAGCTAAACCTACACTCAACTTCGACTGTGTTATCCCCATCATTTGGCGTATCGCTTAGGCTTAAATCTTCATAATTTTTAGGTAAAAGCAAAGCAAGATCAAGAGTGTTTTTTACGCCTAATTTGGCTAACTCCTCTTTATCTTCTTTACTAAAACTCATCGACAAATCAACGCAAAAGATAAATTTAAAATCTCATCATGAGCCTTAATATAGCTGTTTAACTCATCAAAACTAAGCTCTTTTATAAGCTCAAGTTGCCTTTCAAACTCGCCAAATTCAAAGCCGTTATAAAACTCATTTTCTCTAATCGCAACTCGCTTAAACATCGTCTCTTTTTGCAAAACAACGCTTCCAAGCAAGAAATTTTTTGCTTGAACTAGCTCATCTTCGCTAACACCATCTTTAACAAAACGTTCAAACTCGCTTTTTACGACTTCAATCGCACCTTCTTTGCTTTCATTTTTGGTTTGCAAATATCCCCAAATCCTATTTGAACTCAAAGCAAAACTATTAACCGCATAAGCAGAGTAAGCAAGCCCTCTTTTTACGCGAATTTCTTCCATAAGCCTACTTCCAAAACCACTACTTCCAAGGATAAAGGTTGCAACTTTTGCTTTATGAAGCTCCGATTTTACCGCGTCGTATGGCGCTCCAAAGTAGATATAAGCTTGTTGGCTATCTTTTTTAATCTCGCTAATAACTCTTTTATCGCTTGTTTTAAAATATGG
It encodes:
- the recG gene encoding ATP-dependent DNA helicase RecG is translated as MSFSKEDKEELAKLGVKNTLDLALLLPKNYEDLSLSDTPNDGDNTVEVECRFSFLRGRILNVTAYCYTWQEDIKIIIFNPKPWHYSTFKVAKRMFIHGKSSVYNSTWQFANPKVITKVGEIIPRYKLAIRDQMVEKYIKKYLNLKALLDEGLNNDEANLLLEIHKNSKNSLNLIKELEQNETNLNIIKFVEIFNYMKKLSKKKQVLPAKKIAVFDIKQWIENLPFTPTNDQISALEDIKRDFLGTQAKRRVVMGDVGSGKTLVMLGASLMIYPNVAVLMAPTSILAEQIYAEAVRLMPKFIKILLVKSGDKDVDFSGVNLVIGTHVLLYQELPKANLIMVDEQHRFGSNQREKINQLTKDGEFFAHYIQFSATPIPRTLSLIQSELVSFSFLKQMPFSKDIQTIILKTTEFNSLIAHIKDEISRAKQAIIVYPLVEESEVSNYQSLNEGSGYWYKNFKNVYLTHGKDKDKEEILQEFREKGDVLLTTTVVEVGISLPRLSIIVIVGAERLGLATLHQLRGRVGRNGGKGWCYLFTKLKEPPPRLKEFAKTLDGFKIAQIDLKNRQAGDLLDGTIQHGLTFRFYKFEEEITQYAKTRLESLSINKS